Genomic DNA from Rathayibacter sp. VKM Ac-2759:
GACACTCGGCGTGCAGACGGCGATCGGGGAGTCCTCCCTGGTGAACATCGGCTACGGGGACGGTGCGATCAACCCGGACGGGTCGGTCGCTGACTCGATTGGCCTGTTCCAGCAGCAGTCGAGCTGGGGCACCGTCGAGCAGCGCATGGACCCGACGACCTCGGCGGGCTTCTTCTACGACCGCCTCGTCGCGGTCGAGGGTTGGCAGGCGATGGAGCCCTCCATCGCGATCAACAAGGTCCAGCGCAACGCCGACCCGAACCACTACACGAAGTACCGCGCCGACGCCGTGGCGATCATGACCTACCTGGGCAGCCTCGGCAGCAGCACGACAACCCCCGCGACGACCGCTGCACCGGTCGAGCTTCCGTCGACGCCGGCCAGCACCGCACCTGCGACGGCTGCACCGATCGGTGGATGCGTCGCCGTGTCCGGAGACGCGCAGGCCCTCGCAGCCGCACTCGTGACGGCGATGGACGAGGGGCGCCTGCGTCTGCTCGAGGACAGGTACGCGCAGCAGATCCGCGACATGGCCGCCGGGACCGCCAAGGAGAACTGCGGCATCGACATGCGGATCCTCCAGATCATCACCATCGCGCTGAATACGTTCGGGAAGGTAGGGGTCTCCGACCTCAACCGACATTGCACCGGGTCACTGCTGGGCGCCGGCACCGGCTCTTCTCACTGGATGAACGGTGGCGGGAACGCGGTCGACTTCTTCTCCTTCGACGGCACGGCCACCACCGGCTGCGACGCGAACGCCCTGCAACTGCTGACGGTCTTAGACCCGCAGGTGCCCCAGGGCTCTCGCGCCGGCCAGATCCAGTGCCGCTCGACCACGTATCAGCACATCACCCAGTTCGGTGACACCCCGAACCACCTGCACTTCGACGTCGCCTACGCCGACGGCCCCCTCACCACCGGATAACCGGACCCTCTCGACGTCGCACCCGCGGCGCCGATCACCCCCGCACCACCCACCACGAAACGGAGCACACACCATGTCTGTCCTCATCTCGGCAGCGGCCGACATCCTCACCACCGCAGGTGCGCTCGGCGCCGTCGTCCCCGACCCGGGCCCCGGCGGCATGCCCCCCGGATTCGAGGCCTTCACCACCGTCATGGGCTGGGCCAAGTGGGTCGGCCTCGGCGTCGCCGTCGTCGGCCTGATCATCCTCGGCGTCACCATGACCGTCTCCGCCCGCCGCGGCGAAGGCGGAGAAATCGGCGGCTGGCTCGGACGACTCCTCGTCGGCGTGATCATCGTGTCCGCCGCGTTCACGATCGTCGGCTTCCTGATGGGCGCCTAGCGTCCCCGGGAAACCGACATCACCAACAGGAAGGCAAGGGACGTCATGAACGACTCCGAACCGCGTAACCCGTTCACCACGAAGGGCTTCATCATCGGAGCGAGCGTCGTCGCAGCACTCGCCCTCGCAGGCATCGTGCTCGGCGTGACGTCCCTGGGACCCGGGGGAGGCGACACCACCGCCGCCACCCCCGGCACTCCTACCCCTTCCTCCACCGTCTCCGCCGATGCCGAGAGCGTGTGCGGGCTCTCCGGCTACGAGGAGAGCGGCACCCTCACCGCACCGCCGACGACCGAGTGGACCATCGTCGGCACCATGGCCGCTCCCAGCTCCGCCGAGGCCGGCCCTGGGGAAACCGACAGTGACGGAGTGCGCACGTGCTACTCGCACACCGTCGAGGGCGCTCTCTTCGCTGTCTCGAACCTGTGGGCCATGGGATCGGACGCTCGGCTCGCACCGCTCGCAGTGGAACAGCTCACGGCACCGGGACCTGGACGCGATGCCGCTATCGCCGCCGATACACAGCAGAGCAACACCGGCACCAGCGTGCAGATCGCGGGATTCAAGGTGCTGTCCTACGACGGAGAGAACGCAACGATCGACACCGCATTCGAGCTGAACACGGGCTCGCTGATCAGCTTCCCGTCCGCGGTGAAGTGGATCGACGGCGACTGGAAGCTCGTCGTCACCGACGAAGGACAGCCGCCCTTCCGCCCCACCACGCTGCAGAACCTCGGCGGCTACATCGTCTGGGCGGGTGTCCAGTGATCGCAACCGCCACAACCGGCGGTGGAGAGGCGTGCCTCCCCATCGACGTTCCCTGCTGGACCGGCGTCGCTGTCGGCAACGTCGTCTCGAAGGCGTCGAACGATGCCTTGCAGCAGTTCGTCAACAACATCTTGGAGGGCTACGGCAAGGCGATCGCCTCTCTTGGCACCGTCTGGATGAACGTGCCCTCCCCGGTCACGGTCGTGGACCAGGGCGGCGGCGTCAACGGTGGCGGCACTCCGCCGCTACCGGAGGCGTTCGAGACGATCCTCGGCTACGTGACGTGGGTCTCTGCGGGCCTGGCAGTCATGTCCCTGATCGTCGCGGGCGTGATGATGGCGAGCCGTCGTCGGCACGGGGACGGCGAAGCTCACATGGGCCGCATCGGCGTCATCCTCCTGGCCGTACTGCTGTTGTCCTCCGCGGCGGCGCTCGTGACAGGGTTCCTCCCTCTGGCGATGCACCTGAACGAGTCCTCGAGCGTCGTCGGCTGGGTGCAGGGGCAGTTGCAGTGGTACACCGGCGGACTCGCGATCCTCGCGATCCTCGTCGCTGCTGGCCGGATGGTGTGGACGCAGCGCGCGGTGCCGCTGCGCGAGCTCGCGGGATCGGTCCTGACGCTGATCGCCGTGGCCGGCGCAGGGCTGGTCGTCATCCGCCTGGCGACCCAAGCGGGCGATGCGTTCTCGATCTGGATCCTCAACAACTCGACCGACTGCGACGTGTCGCAGCAGGGCGAGAGCAACTGCTTCGGCACCAACGTCTTCGCGATGATCGCACTCACCGCGACCTCCGGAATCGGCTTGATCGGGCTCTTCCTGCTCGGGATGCTCGCGGTGTTCATGACCTACGTGCAGATCGCGGTGATGGTCTTCCGCGGCGCGATGCTCGTCGTCCTGGCGGGCATCTTCCCCCTGGCCGCCTCGTTCACGAACACCGAGATCGGCCGGCAGTGGTTCAAGAAGGCGATGGCCTGGACTCTCGCCTTCATCCTCTACAAGCCCGCCGCGGCGATCGTCTACGCGATCGCCTTCCGGATGACCGGCACGGACCTGTTCAAGTCGGACGGCACCGGGCTCTTCCAGATCGTCACCGGCCTCGCGCTGATGCTCATCGCGCTCGTGGCCCTGCCCGCGCTGATGCGCTTCCTCGTCCCGGCCGTCTCCTCGGTCGGCGGGGGAGGAGCGGCGGGCCTGTTGCTGGGCGCCGCGGCTCTCTCGGCCGCGGGTGACGTCGCGACGGGCGCGATCCGCGCCAGCAACAACGGAGGCGGTGGTGGCGGGAACGGCGGCGGTGGAGGCGGCAATAGCTCGTCCACGGACGGACCGTCCGGCAGCACGTCGACGCCGGGCTCTCCGGCGTCGACGTCGGCCGCGGACCCGTCCGGGTCGGCGGCGACGGCCGGCAGCGGCGCAGGTGCCGGTGCCGGAAGCGCGGCGACCAGCGGCGCGGGAGCTGCCGCGTCGAGCGGCGCCGGGGCCGGGCAGCCGCGAGCGGCGCCGCGGCCGCGGCTGGCCCGATCGGCGCCGGTATCGCCGTCGCGACGAAGGCCGCGGAGGGCGCGAAGCACGCCGCTCAGGCCGTGAAGGCCGGCACCGAAGAGGCGACCGGCAGCAACGAGAGCGGGAGCTAACCCATGTCCAGCACGGCAACCGAACCGATCAAGGCTCGCACGTACGGCAACTGGCGAAAGCCTCAGACCGCCGGCCTCGGCGGGCTGGGGCAGCTCGCCACCCTCGTGATGTTCGTGGGCATCGTGTCCTCGATCATCGCGTCCATGTTCTCCGGCCTCGGGCCGGCTCTGATCGTCGCCGGGATCTTCGGCGGCATCCTCCTGACCGTCTCGGTCAAGGACAAGCACGGGCAGTCAGCCCTGGGAAGGATGGTGGTCCGCGTGAACTGGTGGCGCACCAAGAGCAAGGGAGCGAACATCTACCGCTCCGGCCCGATCGGCCGCGCGAAGTGGGGGACGTTCCAGCTCCCGGGGCTGGCCGCGGCGTCGCAGCTCACCGAGCACGAGGACTCCCACGGCCGCCGGTTCGCTCTGATCAGCACTCCGATGACGAAGCACTTCACCGTGGTTTTCGCGACGGAGCCGGATGGCGCCGCGCTGGTGGATCAGGAGCAGATCAACAACCAGGTCGCGGAGTACGGCATCTGGCTCGCCAACCTCGGAGACGAGCCCGGCATCGAGGCGGCCTCCGTGACGGTCGAGACGGCGCCTGACACGGGCACGCGCCTGCGCGGTGAGGTCGAGGGGTCGATGGACCCGGACGCGCCGCTGTTCGCGCGAGCAATGCTCCAAGAGGTCGTAGAGACCTACCCGGTCGGATCGGCCACGATCCACGCCTACATCGCGCTCACGTTCACGGCGACCGCGCGGATCAACGGGAAGCGCCGCAACGCCAAGGAGGTCGCCGCGGACCTCTCCGCCCGCATCCCCGGCTTGACGTCTTCTCTCGCGGCGACGGGGGCGGGCGCAGCGCGGCCCCTGAGCGCTCAGGAGCTGTGCGAGGTCATCCGCACCGCGTACGACCCCGCCGCGGCGCTCTTGATCGATCAGGCGCGCGCAGAGGGCGAGACGGCTGACCTGTCCTGGACCGACGTCGGCCCCGCGGGCGCCGAAGCGCACTGGGACTCCTACCGTCACGACGGAGCGGTGTCGACGTCGTGGACCATGACCGCCCCGCCGCGCGGCGTCGTCCAGTCGAACATCCTCGCCCGCCTGCTCGCACCGCACCGCGACATCGCCCGCAAGCGCGTCACCCTGCTCTACCGGCCCATCGACCCCGCCCGCGCCGCAGCGCTGGTCGAGGCGGACCTGAACGCTGCCCAGTTCAACTCCTCCGCGTCCACCAAGCCCACCGCGCGCTCGACGCTCTCGACCCGCTCGGCGCAGGCCACGGCCGCGGAGGAAGCCTCCGGCGCCGGGCTGATGAACTTCGGCCTGATCGTCACCGCGACCACGCTGCAGCGTGGCCAGGAGCCCGAAGCGCGCGCCGCGATCGACTCTCTCACCTCGGCCGCCCGCCTGCGGATGCGGCCCGCGTTCGGCTCGCAGGACTCCGCCTTCGCCGCCGCCCTCCCGCTGGGCCTGGTCCTGCCGCGGCACCTGCGCATCCCCAACGAGATGCGGGAAATCCTGTGACACACCCCGCCACCACCAGGACGGCACTGGACACACGTCCGGTGCCGTCCCGGGTTAACCCTCAGCCCTCACCCGTCTTTGTCGTCGTTCCGACCCTTCTTGGAGGCCCCCAGTGAGCATCACCACCAAGCTCTTCTCCCGCCACCGCGACACCGAACCCGCCGACGCCCCCGCCGACATCGACGGCGACGGCCTGCCGACCGGTGCCGTCGACGTCGACCAGAGCGAAGAGGCCGGCGACGTCGACGCGCTCGACTCCGCCACGCCCACGGGCGCGGTCGGTGCCCCGACGACGGCGCAGGCCGCGGCGACATCGACGGACGCTCGCGCCCGTTCACGCCGCACGCGGAAGGCTGAGGAGGAGGCCGCCGCAGCTCGCGCCGCCAGCTCTCCTCTCGCCCGCGAGAAGCCCTCCAAGCGGTCGCGGAAGAAGCGAGCGATCCCGCACCAGGGCGGCAGACAGAACATCGAGAAAGAGTCGGCGCCGAAGCGCCCGATGCGGCCGACGTCGACGGGATGGCTCGGCCGCGGCGGCGGCCAGGCCGTCTCGATCCAGCCCGCCGATGAGTTCCGCGCGACGACCGTTCAGGTGTGCGGGCTGTACCCCTTCTCGGTCGGAACGGGCACGCCCATGATCGGCGTGCCGTTGGGGAAGAACCTCACCACCGGGGCCTCCGTGTTGTGCGACCCGATCAGCTGGTTCCAGCGGGCGCAGCTCATCTCCAACCCGTCGATGTTCGTCCTCGGCAAGCCGGGCCTGGGGAAGTCCTCGCTGACCCGCCGCATGGCGACCGGGCTCGCCGGGTACGGCACCATTCCGCTGGTCCTCGGAGATTTGAAGCCCGACTACGTGGATCTGATCCGCGCGATGGAGGGGCAGGTCATCACCCTCGGCCGTGACCGCGGCTACCTCAACATCCTCGACCCGGGCGAGGCGACCAGCGCGGCGAAGCGCCTGCGCGACGACGCCGACCAGGCGCTCGAGCAAGCCGCGGAGCTCGACGCCCGCGGCGGCGACTCCACGGAGCTGCACCTGCGCGCGGTGAAGGCGCAGCGCCTCGCCGCTCAGGTCCTCGCGGACGCTCACGGCCGCCGGCACACGATGATCGCAGCGCTCCTGACGATCCTCCGCTCCCAGCCGCCCACGGACCGGGAGGAGACGATCATCGACCGGGCGTTGAAGTACCTGGACGAGCACCACGAGGGCATCCCCGTCCTCGCGGACCTGCTCGCCGTCATCCAGGCCGCGCCGGACGAGATTCGACAGGTCGCGCTCGACCGCAACGACCTCAAGCGGTACAAGGAAATCACCGAGAACCTCGAAGCGTCCCTCATCGGCCTCACCTCCGGTGGCCGGCTGGGCGAGATCTTCTCCCGCCAGACCACCACCCCGATGCGGCGCGACCGCCCCGTGGTCTACGACGTGTCCTCGATCGATGACTCCGAAGGCGACCTCCAGGCGGCGATCCTCCTCGCATGCTGGTCCGCGGGGTTCGGGACGGTCAACGTCGCCGCGGCGCTGGCCGATGCGGGGATCGAGCCCCGCCGCCACTACTTCGTGATCCTGGACGAGCTGTGGCGGGCGCTGCGCGCGGGAAAGGGCATGGTCGATCGCGTCGACGCCCTCACCCGCCTGAACCGCGCCCGCGGCGTCGGCCTGGCGATGATCAGCCACACCATGTCCGACCTCCTCGCGCTTTCCAGCGAAGAGGACCGGATGAAGGCCCGCGGATTCGTGGAGCGCTCCGGCATGGTCATCTGCGGCGGCCTGCCCGGTGCTGAGATGCCCCTGCTCACCTCGGCGGTGCCGCTGTCTTCGAAGGAGCAGGAAATGCTCACGAGCTGGCAGGACCCGCCCGCCTGGGATGGCGTCTCCGGGAAGGAAGCGGACCCGCCCGGCCGTGGCCTGTTCCTGATCAAGGTGGGCGGCCGTCCCGGCATCCCCGTCCGCGTCCACCTGACCGGGGCGGAGAAGGACGTCAACGACACCAACAAGCTCTGGCACACCACGAGCCGCGCAGGCCGCGCGAACGAGCCCCTGGCGACCGATCCGGTCATGGTGGAGATCCTGCCGTGAGCGTCCTCGTCGCCCTCGGCGCGACCTTCGTTACGGCCGGCTCGGCCGGCGCCGCGATCGTCAGCGTGATCGGCGCCCGCCATCAGCGGGCAGCGGATCGTGATCGGTTCCTGCTCCCTGCCTACTGGACGGGAATCGGCCTCATGGCGGCCTTCGTCGCCTGGGACCAGTGGGATCGGGTGATCGCATGAGCTGCACATCGACGGTCGCCTACGACGGATACCTCTGGGGCTGCTCGATGACCACGACGCTCCCGCACCCGTTCCACATGACGGACCTGCCCTGCGAGTACGTCGACGCCGGGCAGGCCGTCCTCACTTGGGGCACCAGCCGGCAGGCGGCGACCGATGACACGACGGCCCACTACGACGGGCCGGTCTATGAGCGGTGCGAGCCGCGGCGGTTCCTGCCAACGCCCGTGCCGCTGGCCGAGCTGGTGACGTCGTGATCGCCGCCCGCACCAGCGGCGCCCTACTTCGGGGTCCTCTCGCCCAGGTCAGCGCGGTCGCCGGCCTGTTGGCCGCTGCGGTCCTCGTGGCCATGGCCGCCACTCTCGCGTTCACCGCGACGGTGCAGCACGCGATTCCCGCGCCACCGACCCGCACCACCACCGCACTGATTGAAGGAGCTGCACCATGAGCACGACGACGAACAACCGCCGGCGCGAGCCCGGGAAGGCGGGCAACGAGACGCTGATGCTCGTGTCGGCGGTAGGGGCGATCATCGTGATCGTCGGTTTCGCGGTGGCGATGAAGATCGGCTCCGGCATGGATGGCGTGAACGCGGGGATCACGGGCGATCCGTTCGCGATGATCGAGGGCCTGCGGAAGGGCACCTACATGTGGCCCTCGTCGGGAACGACGATCGCGATCGTATTCGGCATCGGCCTGGTCCTGCTGGGCGCCTGGGTGCTGTGGATGAAGTCGATGATGTCGCGCGGCGCTTCCCGCGCGGATCACGCCGCCTGGCACATGGCGTCGGTGAAGGAGATGCAGGGGATGCAGCTTAAAGCGGCGACCTCGACGTCCGCGCGTCTGGGCGTGACCGGCAATCCCGGCATTCCGACCGGGGCGATGGTCTTGGCCACGAAGAAGACCCTCTACTCCTCGTTCGAGGACATGGGCATTCTGATCGCCGGCCCTCGCGTGGGTAAGTCGACCTCGCTGGTGATCCCGGCGCTGACGGCTGCGCCTGGCGCGGTCGTCACCACCTCGAACAAGCGCGACGTGCTGGATGCGACGAGGGACCTGCGCGCGCAGGTCGGGGACGTGTGGGTGTTCGACCCTCAGAAGGTCGCATTGGAGGAGCCCACCTGGTGGTGGAATCCGCTGACCTACGTCACGGACGACACCAAGGCTGCGAAGCTCGCGCAGCACTTCGCGTCTTCCGTGACCGGCGCGAACGCGAAGACGGATGCCTACTTCGAGGGCAAGGCGCAGAACCTGTTGGCCGCGTTCTTCCTCGCCGCCGCGGTGAAGAACCGGCCGATCACCGACGTCTACGACTGGTTGACGAACGTGGCCCGGGTGGAGCCGTTGGACTATCTGGAAGAGGCCGGCTACCCGCGTCAGGCCGATGCGATCCGCTCCGTGCAGCGCGGGTCGGAGAAGGCTCGTGACGGCATCTACTCGTCCGCCGAGCGGATGGCTGCATGCCTGAACAACACCACCATCGAGCCGTGGGTGAACCCGCGTCCCATCGACCCAACCCTGGCCCCTACTCGTCACGTCGTGGCCGCTGGGGGCTCGACGGGTGCTGCCGCACAAATGGACTCGACCGATGCAGACGACGGGACGACCGCCACGACGACCCGCCCCAAGCCGGTCGATTCGCGGCGGCAGTTCAATCCGCACGAGTTCGTGAAGGGGTCCGGCACCCTCTACTCCCTGTCGATGGAGGGTGCCGGCAACGCGACTGCACTCGTGACGGCGCTGACGGCCGCGACGATCGAGGCGGCGGAGGAGCTGGCGACCGCCTCACCCGGTGGCCGATTGAAGACGCCGCTGCTCGGGCTGCTGGACGAGGCGGCGAACGTGTGCCGCTGGTCCGACCTGCCAGACCTGTACTCCCACTTCGGTTCTCGAGGAATCCCGATCGTCTCCGTCTACCAGTCCTGGTCTCAGGGCGTGGCGGTCTACGGGCAGGAGGGGATGAAGAAGCTGTGGTCCGCGGCGAACACGAAACTATATGCAGGCGGCGTCTCCGACCCCGAATTCCTCGGCATGCTCTCCGATCTGATCGGCACCTTCGACCGCGAAACGACGTCCGTCAGCATGAACAAGGGTGTCCGCTCCACCACCACCTCGTTGAAGCGAGAGAAGATCCTCGAAGTGCAGGAACTTGCGGACCTTCCCCGTGGCCGAGCGATCATGTTCTCGTCCGGTAACCGGGCCGTGATGCTCAAAACGGTCCCCTGGTACCACGGCCCGAAAGCGACCGTCGAGGCGATCAAGGCGTCTATCGCCGCGCACCAGCCCGGTGCGCGGAAGGTCTGACCATGACCGACAGCTTTGAT
This window encodes:
- a CDS encoding TraM recognition domain-containing protein, whose translation is MSTTTNNRRREPGKAGNETLMLVSAVGAIIVIVGFAVAMKIGSGMDGVNAGITGDPFAMIEGLRKGTYMWPSSGTTIAIVFGIGLVLLGAWVLWMKSMMSRGASRADHAAWHMASVKEMQGMQLKAATSTSARLGVTGNPGIPTGAMVLATKKTLYSSFEDMGILIAGPRVGKSTSLVIPALTAAPGAVVTTSNKRDVLDATRDLRAQVGDVWVFDPQKVALEEPTWWWNPLTYVTDDTKAAKLAQHFASSVTGANAKTDAYFEGKAQNLLAAFFLAAAVKNRPITDVYDWLTNVARVEPLDYLEEAGYPRQADAIRSVQRGSEKARDGIYSSAERMAACLNNTTIEPWVNPRPIDPTLAPTRHVVAAGGSTGAAAQMDSTDADDGTTATTTRPKPVDSRRQFNPHEFVKGSGTLYSLSMEGAGNATALVTALTAATIEAAEELATASPGGRLKTPLLGLLDEAANVCRWSDLPDLYSHFGSRGIPIVSVYQSWSQGVAVYGQEGMKKLWSAANTKLYAGGVSDPEFLGMLSDLIGTFDRETTSVSMNKGVRSTTTSLKREKILEVQELADLPRGRAIMFSSGNRAVMLKTVPWYHGPKATVEAIKASIAAHQPGARKV
- a CDS encoding type IV secretory system conjugative DNA transfer family protein encodes the protein MEKESAPKRPMRPTSTGWLGRGGGQAVSIQPADEFRATTVQVCGLYPFSVGTGTPMIGVPLGKNLTTGASVLCDPISWFQRAQLISNPSMFVLGKPGLGKSSLTRRMATGLAGYGTIPLVLGDLKPDYVDLIRAMEGQVITLGRDRGYLNILDPGEATSAAKRLRDDADQALEQAAELDARGGDSTELHLRAVKAQRLAAQVLADAHGRRHTMIAALLTILRSQPPTDREETIIDRALKYLDEHHEGIPVLADLLAVIQAAPDEIRQVALDRNDLKRYKEITENLEASLIGLTSGGRLGEIFSRQTTTPMRRDRPVVYDVSSIDDSEGDLQAAILLACWSAGFGTVNVAAALADAGIEPRRHYFVILDELWRALRAGKGMVDRVDALTRLNRARGVGLAMISHTMSDLLALSSEEDRMKARGFVERSGMVICGGLPGAEMPLLTSAVPLSSKEQEMLTSWQDPPAWDGVSGKEADPPGRGLFLIKVGGRPGIPVRVHLTGAEKDVNDTNKLWHTTSRAGRANEPLATDPVMVEILP
- a CDS encoding SCO6880 family protein; the protein is MSSTATEPIKARTYGNWRKPQTAGLGGLGQLATLVMFVGIVSSIIASMFSGLGPALIVAGIFGGILLTVSVKDKHGQSALGRMVVRVNWWRTKSKGANIYRSGPIGRAKWGTFQLPGLAAASQLTEHEDSHGRRFALISTPMTKHFTVVFATEPDGAALVDQEQINNQVAEYGIWLANLGDEPGIEAASVTVETAPDTGTRLRGEVEGSMDPDAPLFARAMLQEVVETYPVGSATIHAYIALTFTATARINGKRRNAKEVAADLSARIPGLTSSLAATGAGAARPLSAQELCEVIRTAYDPAAALLIDQARAEGETADLSWTDVGPAGAEAHWDSYRHDGAVSTSWTMTAPPRGVVQSNILARLLAPHRDIARKRVTLLYRPIDPARAAALVEADLNAAQFNSSASTKPTARSTLSTRSAQATAAEEASGAGLMNFGLIVTATTLQRGQEPEARAAIDSLTSAARLRMRPAFGSQDSAFAAALPLGLVLPRHLRIPNEMREIL